From the genome of Candidatus Binatota bacterium:
TACATGTCACTGTCCATGGCTCCATACGATATCGACCGCTTCGGAGCCCTGCTTCCCCGGTTTACACCGAGGCAGGCCGATCTGCTCATGGTCATCGGTACCGTTACTTGTCGCCAGGCACCGATCCTGAAGCGGGTGTATGAGCAGATGGCAGAGCCGCGCTGGGTAATGGCCTTCGGCGCCTGCGCGTCGACCGGCGGCTTCTATGACAATTACACTACCGTCCCTGGTATCGATCGCGTAATACCGGTGGACGTGTACGTCCCCGGCTGTCCCCCCAGGCCCGAGGGTGTTCTCGATGGCCTGATGGCGCTGCAGCGAAAGATCCAGGGACAGAAACAGCGCAGCGCGTTTTCGGGCGCGGTCAGCTGAAGCCCCCAGGCTATCCCTATGACAGAGAGCGCGAACCCCGAACGAGTGCTGCTTCACTACCTGGACCAGGGAAGTGACCTCTGCGAGATAGAGAATTACGTGGCCGACGGAGGCTACGCTACTGCCAGGCGAGTCCTGGGCGAGATGAGCCCTGTCGAGGTAATCGATACCGTCAAGGAATCGGGATTGCGGGGCAGGGGCGGCGCTGGTTTTCCGACCGGGATGAAGTGGGGCTTCGTGGCCCGGGACACGGGCAAGCCGGTGTATCTTCTGTGCAACGCCGACGAGAGCGAGCCCGGCACTTTCAAAGATCGCCAGCTTATTGAAAACGACCCCCACCAGCTCATAGAGGGGATGATCCTGTCGGCCTACGCGATCGGAAGCGAGAGCGCGTTTATTTATATCCGCGGAGAGTTCCGCAAGGGCTACGATATACTCTGTCGCGCGGTGGAAGCAGCCCGGGCCCGGGGTTTTCTCGGCGAGAAAATATTCGCTACCGGTCACACGTTGGACATTGTCGTGCACCTGGGCGCCGGAGCCTATATCTGCGGCGAAGAGACCGGTCTCATCGAGTCTCTGGAAGGCAAGCGAGCGCATCCGAGAATCAAACCGCCTTTTCCGGCCGTGCAGGGGTTGTTCGGCTGCCCGACAATCGTCAACAACGTCGAGACCCTTGCCTGCGTACGTCACGTAATGGAAAAGGGACCCGCTTGGTTCAAGGGTATCGGTCCCGGGAAGAGTCCCGGCCCCAAGTTGTTCTGCGTCAGTGGGCACGTCAACAATCCCGGAGTCTTCGAGCTTCCCATGGGCACCTCGTTGCGCGAACTCATCGAAGTTCACGCAGGTGGTGTGGCCAATGGCCGCGCCCTCAAGGCCGTTATCCCCGGTGGGTCTTCCGTGCCGATCCTGCGGGCCGACGAAATCGACCTCGCCATGGATTTTGACTCGGTGGCTGCGGCCGGGTCGATGCTGGGTTCGGCCGGTGTGATCGTGATGGACGAAGATACCGACATGGTGGCCACGTTGAGGACTATAGCCCACTTTTATCACCACGAGTCGTGTGGACAGTGTACGCCCTGCAGGGAGGGGACAGGCTGGCTTGAGACCATCCTGTTGCGTCTTGAGTCGGGGGAGGGCACCGAGGCCGATATCGACACTCTCTACTCGGTTGCGGGCGGGATGCTTGGCACGACCATCTGCGTCCTTTCAGACGCAGCGGCCATGCCGGTGCGCAGCTTCCTGGATAAGTTTCGAGATGATTTTCTGGGCAGCCTGGCGCCAGAGGAAGGCTGAGGTAACAAGGTGCCCCGGGTAACATTCAACGGAATCGACGTCGAGGTCGAAGCGGGCAGCAACCTCATCGACGCCGCCGAGGCGGCCGGTCACGAGATCCCGCACTACTGTTATCACCCCGGCCTGCCCGTGGCAGGTAACTGCAGGATGTGCCTCGTCGAGATCAAGGCCCTGTCCGACAAGCAGGACAAGCCGCTGCCCAAGCTGCAGATAGCATGTAACACCGTGGTGCAGGACGGGATGATAGCCGAGTCTAACAATGACCGCGTCGCCGAAGCCGGGCGCTCGGTGTTGGAGTTTTTGCTCATCAACCACCCGATCGATTGCCCGATCTGCGACCAGGCCGGCGAATGTAAGCTGCAGGAATATTACATGGAGTACGGCGGCTACGAGAGTCGCGTCAATCTCGATGAGAAAGTCCTCAAGGCGAAGGCTACCCCCATCGGTCCGGACGTCATGCTTGACCAGGAACGGTGCATCCTCTGCACCCGTTGCGTGCGTTTTCTTGATGAAGTGACCGGTACCCACGAGCTCACGATCAACGAACGCGGCGATCACAGCGTCCTCAGCCTCACCGAGGGGGCGGTGCTGGATAATCCCTACGCGACCAACGTTGTCGATATCTGCCCGGTGGGTGCACTCACGAGCCGGGAGTTCAGGTTCCAGTCGAGGGTCTGGTACCTGTCGAGCGACGATTCCATATGCCCTGGTTGCGCAACCGGTTGCAGTATCGAGGTTCACAGCCGCGGCAGCGAAATCTTCAGGGTGAAACCGCGTAATAATCCAGAGGTCAACGGTTATTGGATGTGCGATCACGGCCGCCGGGTGCCCTCGTTGCTGCAGGGGGGGGAACGACTTTCTGCCCACCTCAAACGCGAGCAGGGTCGCTTCTTGACGCGGCCGGTGAGGACCGCGGTGCAGTACGCGGCCAGCCTTATGAAAAGCGCGGGGCCCGTAGCTGTCATTGTCTCACCGGAACTCAGCCAGGAAGAAGCCGAGTTGCTCAAGCAGGTCGCCGGCCTGTTGGGGAGCGAGGGCTGCCTGGTCTTTCGTTGTGAGAAACCAGCCTTCGATGACGATGAGTTGCTTATAAGCTCAGACCGCTTTCCTAACCAGCAAGGCTTGCAGGTCCTCGGGATGCGTCCTGCAGACGGGCCACCGATTGATTGTGCGGCTGCTATCGTCGCCGGATGTGACCCAGCCGCAGCGGGCCCGCAGTGGACCGACTGGCTCGAGGGCCTCGACGGGCTACTGGTGCTCGATAGCCATAAGACAGTGACCGCCGCCTACGCCGACTGCTTGCTGGCCACCGCTACCCATTTTGAGAGCGGCGGGACCTTCATCAACAAGGACGGCCTGCGACAGT
Proteins encoded in this window:
- a CDS encoding NADH-quinone oxidoreductase subunit B; the encoded protein is MAGTRGDEAVLAETAVLTSLDAALGWARKYSIFPYPFATACCAMEYMSLSMAPYDIDRFGALLPRFTPRQADLLMVIGTVTCRQAPILKRVYEQMAEPRWVMAFGACASTGGFYDNYTTVPGIDRVIPVDVYVPGCPPRPEGVLDGLMALQRKIQGQKQRSAFSGAVS
- the nuoF gene encoding NADH-quinone oxidoreductase subunit NuoF, whose translation is MTESANPERVLLHYLDQGSDLCEIENYVADGGYATARRVLGEMSPVEVIDTVKESGLRGRGGAGFPTGMKWGFVARDTGKPVYLLCNADESEPGTFKDRQLIENDPHQLIEGMILSAYAIGSESAFIYIRGEFRKGYDILCRAVEAARARGFLGEKIFATGHTLDIVVHLGAGAYICGEETGLIESLEGKRAHPRIKPPFPAVQGLFGCPTIVNNVETLACVRHVMEKGPAWFKGIGPGKSPGPKLFCVSGHVNNPGVFELPMGTSLRELIEVHAGGVANGRALKAVIPGGSSVPILRADEIDLAMDFDSVAAAGSMLGSAGVIVMDEDTDMVATLRTIAHFYHHESCGQCTPCREGTGWLETILLRLESGEGTEADIDTLYSVAGGMLGTTICVLSDAAAMPVRSFLDKFRDDFLGSLAPEEG
- a CDS encoding 2Fe-2S iron-sulfur cluster binding domain-containing protein, with the translated sequence MPRVTFNGIDVEVEAGSNLIDAAEAAGHEIPHYCYHPGLPVAGNCRMCLVEIKALSDKQDKPLPKLQIACNTVVQDGMIAESNNDRVAEAGRSVLEFLLINHPIDCPICDQAGECKLQEYYMEYGGYESRVNLDEKVLKAKATPIGPDVMLDQERCILCTRCVRFLDEVTGTHELTINERGDHSVLSLTEGAVLDNPYATNVVDICPVGALTSREFRFQSRVWYLSSDDSICPGCATGCSIEVHSRGSEIFRVKPRNNPEVNGYWMCDHGRRVPSLLQGGERLSAHLKREQGRFLTRPVRTAVQYAASLMKSAGPVAVIVSPELSQEEAELLKQVAGLLGSEGCLVFRCEKPAFDDDELLISSDRFPNQQGLQVLGMRPADGPPIDCAAAIVAGCDPAAAGPQWTDWLEGLDGLLVLDSHKTVTAAYADCLLATATHFESGGTFINKDGLRQSFEAAISPPGDAVEGRVVLGWLVEELGSAAGISAPPPALESKLAGV